One genomic region from Melioribacteraceae bacterium encodes:
- a CDS encoding enoyl-CoA hydratase/isomerase family protein has protein sequence MENGKVSVSNISGIATISFSHPKSNSLPAKLLKEITDAINKMANDKNARVIVMRSEGEKAFCSGATFDELLAIKDFKSGKEFFMGFARLINAMRKCPKFIICRVHGKTVGGGVGIAAAADYTLASNEASVRLSELLLGIGPFVVGPAVERKIGKTAFITMSIDAEWHDAFWAKQNGLYTKVFATNRELDEAVSEIAKKIANCNLDSVAQLKKIFWKGTEDWDELLEERAEINGRLVVSEFTRNYIKQFKGK, from the coding sequence ATGGAAAACGGAAAAGTATCGGTTAGTAATATTAGCGGAATAGCTACCATAAGTTTTTCACATCCTAAAAGTAATTCTCTCCCGGCTAAATTACTAAAAGAGATTACCGACGCAATTAATAAAATGGCTAATGATAAGAATGCCCGCGTAATTGTAATGAGAAGCGAAGGGGAAAAAGCTTTTTGCAGCGGGGCCACGTTCGATGAATTGCTCGCTATAAAAGATTTTAAAAGCGGTAAAGAATTCTTTATGGGCTTTGCCCGTCTTATTAATGCGATGCGTAAATGTCCCAAGTTTATTATCTGCCGTGTTCACGGAAAAACTGTCGGCGGTGGAGTCGGTATTGCTGCTGCGGCCGATTATACACTCGCTTCAAACGAAGCATCGGTTCGTTTAAGCGAACTCCTGCTTGGAATCGGTCCCTTTGTTGTGGGCCCGGCCGTAGAAAGAAAAATCGGCAAGACTGCTTTTATTACAATGTCGATTGACGCTGAATGGCATGATGCGTTCTGGGCGAAACAGAACGGGCTTTATACAAAGGTCTTTGCAACAAACAGGGAATTGGACGAAGCCGTTTCCGAAATAGCAAAGAAAATTGCGAACTGCAATCTTGATTCTGTTGCTCAATTGAAAAAAATTTTCTGGAAGGGAACAGAAGATTGGGACGAACTGCTTGAGGAAAGAGCGGAAATCAACGGCCGGCTGGTAGTCTCAGAGTTTACCAGGAATTATATAAAACAGTTTAAGGGTAAATGA
- the blaOXA gene encoding class D beta-lactamase, with amino-acid sequence MKFVSIIILFFTLTLNARQQNNDLFEGHSGTMVVYDLNKDEYLTINGERAALRFTPASTFKIPNSLIGLETGIIKDENFIIAWDGNKRWNQEWNRDHTLGSAIKLSVVPYYQELARRVGKEKMERFLSLMDYGNKTIGERVDSFWLDGSLVISADEQIDFMKKFYNYKLPVSKRSVDIVKKIMSEEKYSASILKYKTGTGTKSSGEFIGWLVGYVEKGNEVFLFAFNVDAKTFDETMEIRTRLSRKILKELKILE; translated from the coding sequence ATGAAATTCGTATCAATTATAATATTATTCTTTACTCTGACTCTGAATGCCCGGCAGCAGAACAACGACCTCTTTGAGGGACATTCCGGAACAATGGTTGTTTATGATTTAAATAAGGACGAATATCTGACAATAAATGGCGAAAGGGCGGCGCTCCGTTTTACGCCCGCATCCACTTTTAAAATCCCGAATTCACTTATCGGACTGGAAACCGGCATTATTAAGGATGAAAATTTTATTATCGCATGGGATGGTAATAAACGGTGGAATCAGGAGTGGAATAGAGACCACACCCTCGGCTCGGCAATTAAACTCTCTGTTGTCCCTTATTACCAGGAGCTTGCAAGGAGGGTGGGAAAAGAAAAAATGGAACGCTTCCTTTCTCTAATGGATTATGGAAATAAAACAATCGGCGAAAGAGTAGATTCGTTCTGGCTCGACGGCTCTTTAGTGATTTCGGCCGACGAACAGATCGATTTTATGAAAAAATTTTATAATTATAAACTGCCTGTTTCAAAGAGATCAGTTGATATAGTAAAAAAGATTATGAGCGAAGAAAAATATTCTGCATCAATTCTAAAATACAAAACGGGTACCGGAACAAAATCCTCCGGGGAGTTTATCGGCTGGCTTGTCGGCTACGTTGAAAAGGGAAACGAGGTTTTTCTTTTTGCGTTTAATGTGGATGCAAAAACATTCGATGAAACTATGGAAATCCGTACCCGGCTATCGCGAAAGATTCTAAAGGAATTGAAAATACTTGAATAA
- a CDS encoding metallophosphoesterase, with protein sequence MSFTLRLVIVALLSFVIQFYFISGITGSLKTAFPVINRKRLKMVVWSALVFANLYLIIALFYLIYNQFSVSRAVFPPPLKSFDYIIQFPFWIYILIVVQSILFFAIVDVFRFILILFSKKLNSKLKFHFAAARLIIALLFIIYVPIRTFYDYSTVSTRIVEYKKEGLPERLHNFKIVLISDVQADRYTDEIRLSRYIEAVNNTNPDLVLIAGDVITSTPDYINVAAEQLGKIQSKYGVYSCVGDHDNWAYRQDTERSLREIKAALISRNVRMIDNEKLILPVDSSRIGITFITNTYVERIEREIIDSLTNHLNGEDLRIFLTHQPRDFLIEQAGDSNYDLFFAGHTHGGQLTFFFPFINLTPTLIETRYVKGDFHIGDMLAIVNRGLGMSLAPIRYNSTPEITLIVLNGR encoded by the coding sequence ATGAGTTTTACTCTCCGGTTAGTGATTGTCGCATTATTATCTTTTGTAATCCAGTTCTATTTTATTTCCGGAATAACCGGATCGCTTAAAACAGCGTTCCCGGTAATTAACCGTAAACGTCTGAAAATGGTTGTTTGGTCGGCCCTGGTCTTCGCAAATCTCTATTTGATTATCGCTCTATTCTACCTGATCTATAATCAGTTTTCCGTTTCCCGCGCCGTATTTCCGCCTCCGCTCAAATCCTTCGATTATATCATTCAGTTCCCATTCTGGATTTATATTCTGATTGTTGTTCAATCAATTCTCTTTTTTGCAATAGTGGATGTTTTTAGATTCATATTGATCCTTTTCTCAAAGAAGCTTAACTCAAAATTAAAATTCCATTTTGCGGCGGCCCGTTTGATAATAGCCCTCTTATTTATAATATATGTTCCAATCAGAACTTTTTATGATTATTCGACGGTATCGACCAGGATTGTAGAGTATAAAAAAGAAGGACTTCCGGAACGTCTGCATAATTTTAAAATAGTACTTATCTCGGATGTTCAGGCAGACCGGTATACGGATGAAATACGACTGAGCCGTTATATTGAAGCGGTTAATAATACAAATCCTGATCTTGTTCTTATTGCAGGAGATGTTATAACATCGACACCGGACTATATTAATGTTGCGGCTGAGCAGCTTGGAAAAATTCAATCGAAGTATGGTGTCTATTCTTGCGTTGGAGATCATGATAACTGGGCATACCGGCAGGATACTGAACGAAGCCTGCGGGAAATTAAAGCCGCACTTATATCGCGGAACGTTCGAATGATCGACAACGAAAAACTAATTCTGCCGGTTGATTCTTCCCGCATAGGAATTACTTTTATTACAAACACTTATGTGGAAAGGATTGAGAGGGAAATAATTGATAGTCTTACAAATCATCTGAACGGGGAGGATTTAAGAATATTCCTTACACACCAGCCCCGCGATTTTTTAATTGAACAGGCAGGCGATTCAAACTACGATCTCTTTTTTGCAGGACATACTCACGGCGGGCAACTGACGTTCTTTTTTCCTTTTATTAATCTTACTCCTACCCTGATTGAAACCCGATATGTAAAAGGGGATTTCCATATTGGTGATATGCTGGCAATTGTGAACCGCGGACTCGGAATGTCTCTTGCCCCAATCAGGTACAATTCCACACCGGAAATTACTTTAATAGTGTTAAACGGTCGATAG
- a CDS encoding TIGR00341 family protein: protein MKISKNLRLIALIRNFLRDRFNLDEDKADELQTIETIKKGIEFRGTNLWVLIFAIIVASVGLNVNSTAVIIGAMLISPLMGPIMGIGLGVGINDFDLIKRAFKNLAVAVGISVITSAVYFFISPLGEAQSELLSRTTPAIWDVLIALFGGLAGIVAASRKHVSNVVPGVAIATALMPPLCTAGYGLASGNIPFFLGAFFLFFINSVFISFATLVIVRFLKYPQKEFIDEATERKVKRYILVIILVTVVPSLFMAYNIVDRSIFERNANLFINNELAFRNTHILSKNIILEKGKKMIEVFLVGETLDDKTLDLTKEKLEKYGIGDAELFVNQGVEGQEKFNLDFIKTGLIEDLYKKNEELLKSKEKRIEFLENELAKAGLARYPVDEIFLEAKAQYPGIVQFFVDKTVIANSKTNLLDTVTVAFAKFGSRLSAGERKRFENWIAARTKSSTLKLIVE from the coding sequence ATGAAAATATCAAAAAATCTCAGACTAATTGCTTTGATACGCAATTTTCTCAGAGACAGGTTCAACCTGGATGAGGATAAAGCGGATGAACTGCAGACAATTGAAACTATTAAAAAGGGGATCGAATTCCGCGGTACGAACCTCTGGGTTTTGATATTTGCTATCATTGTTGCTTCCGTCGGTTTGAATGTAAATTCAACTGCCGTCATTATCGGTGCAATGCTTATCTCGCCTTTAATGGGCCCTATTATGGGAATCGGTTTGGGAGTAGGAATAAACGATTTTGATCTTATAAAAAGAGCATTTAAGAATTTAGCTGTAGCCGTTGGTATTAGCGTTATTACTTCGGCGGTCTATTTTTTCATCTCGCCGCTCGGTGAGGCGCAGTCCGAACTCCTCTCCCGAACGACACCTGCAATCTGGGATGTTCTCATCGCTCTCTTCGGCGGATTGGCGGGTATTGTTGCCGCTTCCAGAAAACATGTCAGCAATGTAGTCCCGGGAGTAGCGATTGCGACTGCATTGATGCCCCCTTTGTGTACCGCCGGTTATGGACTGGCTTCTGGCAATATACCGTTCTTCCTCGGAGCGTTTTTCCTCTTCTTTATTAATAGTGTTTTCATCAGTTTCGCAACACTTGTTATTGTTCGTTTTCTTAAATATCCACAGAAGGAATTTATTGATGAAGCAACAGAGAGAAAAGTTAAACGTTATATACTTGTAATCATCCTAGTTACGGTAGTACCGAGTCTCTTTATGGCCTATAATATTGTTGACAGAAGTATTTTCGAAAGGAATGCAAATCTCTTCATTAATAACGAGCTCGCTTTCAGAAACACTCACATTTTAAGCAAGAATATCATTCTTGAGAAAGGTAAAAAAATGATTGAGGTTTTTCTGGTTGGCGAGACACTTGATGATAAAACACTCGATCTGACTAAAGAGAAACTTGAAAAATACGGAATAGGAGACGCCGAACTATTTGTCAATCAGGGTGTTGAGGGTCAGGAAAAATTTAATCTGGATTTTATAAAAACCGGATTAATTGAGGATTTATATAAAAAGAACGAAGAGCTTCTTAAATCGAAAGAGAAAAGAATCGAATTCCTGGAAAACGAACTGGCAAAAGCCGGGCTTGCCCGTTATCCGGTAGATGAGATTTTCTTAGAAGCAAAAGCGCAATATCCCGGTATTGTTCAATTCTTTGTTGATAAAACGGTTATTGCAAATTCAAAAACAAATCTGCTCGATACTGTTACGGTTGCGTTTGCAAAATTCGGTTCGCGTCTTTCCGCCGGCGAAAGAAAACGCTTTGAAAACTGGATTGCCGCAAGAACTAAATCCTCAACACTGAAACTGATTGTAGAATAA
- a CDS encoding MOSC N-terminal beta barrel domain-containing protein translates to MSDLYIYPVKSLGGIRLKSSEVTERGLKYDRRWLLVDESGKFITQRVYPQMALIDVEIENGRLEFSHRIKKENFGFNIERNSGIKTEVVIWNDKVSTQFVDSEADEWFSDMIEVKCRMVFMPDETNRTVDTRYAHSNEIVSFADAYPFLLIGQSSLDELNSRLIEKLPVNRFRPNLVFKGGNPFDEDRIKSFILGDVTFFPVKPCARCVVTTINQENAQKNEEPLKTLSEYRSFDNKVMFGQNLVHRGCGTISIGNELKITAWK, encoded by the coding sequence TTGAGCGATCTGTATATTTATCCCGTTAAATCGCTCGGCGGAATCCGACTTAAAAGTTCTGAAGTTACTGAACGCGGTTTGAAATATGACCGGCGATGGCTTCTGGTAGATGAATCCGGTAAGTTTATAACACAGCGGGTGTACCCCCAGATGGCACTTATAGATGTGGAGATTGAAAACGGGAGACTTGAATTTAGCCATAGGATTAAAAAGGAAAATTTTGGTTTTAATATTGAGCGAAATTCCGGTATCAAAACTGAAGTTGTAATTTGGAACGACAAGGTATCTACGCAATTTGTTGATAGTGAAGCAGATGAATGGTTCAGTGATATGATCGAAGTTAAGTGCCGGATGGTCTTTATGCCGGACGAAACAAACCGCACGGTTGATACCCGGTATGCGCACAGTAATGAAATTGTTAGCTTTGCAGACGCTTACCCGTTTTTATTGATAGGACAATCCTCGCTCGATGAACTCAATTCCCGTTTAATTGAAAAATTACCCGTTAACCGTTTCAGACCGAATCTGGTTTTTAAAGGCGGAAATCCTTTTGACGAGGACCGGATTAAAAGCTTTATATTAGGCGACGTTACATTTTTTCCTGTAAAACCGTGCGCACGCTGTGTTGTTACTACAATAAATCAGGAGAATGCGCAAAAAAACGAAGAACCGCTTAAGACCCTTTCGGAATACCGGAGTTTTGATAACAAAGTTATGTTCGGTCAGAACCTGGTACACCGGGGATGCGGAACGATATCCATTGGAAACGAATTAAAAATTACCGCCTGGAAATAG
- a CDS encoding class I SAM-dependent methyltransferase, whose protein sequence is MKQWYEEMFSNYARKYDEEIFTKGTLGEVDFIENEIGHDKSAYLLDVGCGTGRHSIELAKRGYRITGIDLSEAQIKRAREKAHIQGVNPEFLVQDARDFNFNEKFDHAILICEGAFSLMETDEMNFRILQNVFNSIKPGGKFIFTALNALFPLNNSVKDFINGDSENVFSVQNNFDPMTLRDHSEITMTDDSGVEMRLRCNERYFMPSELTWYLKTVGFSGSEIFGCKIGAFSRNDRLSKDDYELLVIAVK, encoded by the coding sequence ATGAAACAATGGTACGAGGAAATGTTTTCTAATTATGCAAGGAAGTATGACGAGGAGATTTTTACAAAGGGAACATTAGGTGAAGTCGATTTTATTGAAAATGAGATTGGACATGATAAGTCCGCTTATCTGCTCGACGTCGGATGCGGTACCGGTAGGCACTCTATTGAACTTGCAAAACGGGGCTACAGAATCACGGGAATTGATCTCTCCGAAGCGCAGATAAAACGGGCAAGGGAAAAAGCTCACATTCAGGGAGTTAATCCTGAGTTTCTGGTTCAAGACGCACGGGACTTTAATTTCAACGAAAAATTCGATCATGCAATATTAATCTGCGAAGGGGCCTTCTCCCTGATGGAAACGGACGAAATGAATTTCAGAATCCTCCAGAATGTTTTTAACTCAATTAAACCCGGCGGAAAATTTATCTTTACTGCCCTTAACGCACTATTTCCCCTTAATAACTCGGTTAAAGATTTTATAAACGGCGATTCCGAAAATGTCTTTTCGGTGCAGAATAATTTTGATCCAATGACTTTAAGAGACCACTCAGAAATAACAATGACGGATGATTCCGGTGTGGAAATGAGACTCCGGTGCAACGAAAGATATTTTATGCCTTCTGAATTGACGTGGTATCTGAAAACTGTCGGATTTTCCGGATCGGAAATTTTCGGCTGTAAAATCGGGGCCTTCAGCAGAAACGACCGGCTTTCGAAAGATGATTACGAATTGCTGGTAATAGCAGTTAAATAA
- a CDS encoding DUF502 domain-containing protein, protein MNKLNLFLKTTFFGGFLVVLPIIVLIFVLNWFYEFLIENIRPITNLLVETARVSEVIAAVIAIIIMLLLFFLVGLLVQTRLGKFFFQIFEERLLKRIPIYRIIKETVIQLFGGEKMIFKGVALIRPFHNDTIITAFITDESPNGYITVFVPSAPAPTGGYIYHIRKEYVTKIDYPVEQAMRTVLSLGAGSKDFISKMQELEVKEKEK, encoded by the coding sequence ATGAATAAGTTGAACCTGTTTCTTAAGACCACTTTCTTCGGCGGGTTTCTTGTTGTCCTTCCGATTATTGTGCTGATCTTTGTCCTTAACTGGTTTTATGAATTCCTGATAGAGAATATCCGCCCGATTACAAACCTTCTAGTAGAAACCGCCCGTGTAAGCGAGGTAATTGCCGCCGTTATTGCCATTATTATTATGCTCCTGCTCTTTTTTCTTGTCGGTCTTCTGGTTCAGACACGGCTTGGAAAATTCTTCTTTCAGATTTTTGAAGAGCGTCTCTTGAAGCGGATACCGATTTACAGAATTATAAAAGAAACTGTAATCCAGCTTTTCGGCGGAGAGAAAATGATCTTTAAAGGAGTTGCGCTCATTCGCCCCTTTCATAACGACACTATTATTACTGCATTCATTACAGACGAAAGTCCGAACGGCTATATTACAGTATTTGTCCCTTCGGCACCGGCTCCCACCGGCGGGTATATCTATCATATCAGAAAAGAATATGTTACAAAAATTGATTACCCGGTTGAGCAGGCAATGAGAACTGTTCTCAGTCTTGGCGCAGGTTCAAAAGATTTTATCTCAAAAATGCAGGAACTGGAAGTAAAAGAAAAAGAGAAATAA
- a CDS encoding sigma-70 family RNA polymerase sigma factor, whose amino-acid sequence MTLLNENNLIDRCRMGESAAFGPLIKLYRQRMLSYLFKLCGNRELAEDLFQETLIKIWRGLKNYKDQNKFSSWIFSIAHNTVMDKLRMNKREKDIYEIGDMEFPALTNDPYRELVDSETGEIISRAVDRLSLKQKEVFLLRIHGGMTFREISEITGESLNTVLSHMNYSVKKLRKMLRFQNVE is encoded by the coding sequence ATGACTCTATTAAACGAGAATAATTTAATAGACAGGTGCAGAATGGGGGAATCTGCTGCATTCGGACCTTTAATAAAGCTCTACAGGCAAAGGATGCTCTCCTATCTGTTTAAGCTTTGCGGAAACAGGGAACTGGCCGAGGATCTTTTCCAGGAAACGCTGATTAAAATCTGGAGAGGACTAAAAAACTATAAAGATCAGAACAAATTTTCTTCCTGGATCTTTTCGATTGCACATAATACGGTAATGGATAAATTGAGAATGAATAAAAGAGAGAAAGATATTTATGAAATTGGTGATATGGAGTTCCCGGCATTAACAAATGATCCCTACAGAGAACTTGTTGATTCGGAAACTGGTGAAATAATTTCCAGGGCGGTTGACCGGCTCTCTTTAAAACAAAAGGAAGTGTTTCTATTACGAATTCATGGGGGGATGACATTTAGAGAGATATCCGAGATAACAGGCGAATCCCTTAATACCGTCCTTTCGCACATGAACTACTCAGTTAAGAAGCTGAGAAAAATGTTGAGGTTTCAAAATGTCGAATAA
- a CDS encoding two-component regulator propeller domain-containing protein, which translates to MIFYKIIFLLLFGAVLYAQPKILQNIRPISPSEKYVVTNWNSNSGLPQNSINRIVQDQNGYIWLATYGGLVRFDGLNFRTYSTSQYPVLQSDRINSLFLDSRNRLWISNELGKLIVFDGRTFTDITGIFSDSHFNVYQFAEDSKGNYYICSTNRDMFYYANDKATKIDSLINGKPIKDYDYISFSHRTKNDTLFAMFDNQALLFYNGRIVKEKLLPLPYGFHNQSIYNEKGIWILFGLKIYYSATFDELSNPVNLFPDKLISTIFMKDSSILAGTYDGSVVLIKNNSLETIIPKGRISTTVYSRVFIDSENNYWVGTQLYGLFLIKKKFIYTLDKTFGIDELNTYPIFNSSDGSIWIGQNPGIQKIVDNKRIVTPFKEYEASNPKTITWAFTEDKNNDIWIGTNGTGIYKSKNDKLEEFIDKDSLRQKAGTNFFSAFTDNSGRIWFGSISAVTIYENGKFRVYYPDKSRRNLYRHFIQDEKGIVWIASDEGLFKYENGNFHFVQEANAKSARALYIDKKKRLWVGTYGNGLRVKLGDRFVTITRKDGLFNDIISAIAEDGNGNFWFTCNNGIFRIRETEIENYLGNKKDFLISINYGSEEGLANIEFNGGCQPSWLRDYEGNLWFPSFGGPVVIDLKSFKDIVAEPKIFIESLELKDTIYHPGDEIILPSDYTNFTIRFNSPSFSSPQNVRFKYKLVGLDKEWLNVEGRRDVSYQKLPYGDYEFQIFASDSYGNWSISPASIKFSIEAKITETPAFYIIAFLIAVSGIFLFFYYRLQSAKRHRLNLEKIVEERTQGYRIAKEEAEMAAREEKKLRDKAEEESRQKNEILRIVSHDLKNPVFAVKGFAEILMDDVELKSEEREIVKMIGEAGERMQDLISQLLNFSRFEGQNFSIEKSIFGVTSEINKIITRMLHYSDRKNQSIIKNFGPGEYFIFADNILFVQIIENLISNAIKYSNQGKDIIVGLKEEGDKIIITVKDSGQGFSEEDIKNLYKPFVKLSSVPTAGETSSGLGLAIVKRFVELNEGSIRLESQKGVGSTFTLEFQKAK; encoded by the coding sequence ATGATCTTCTATAAGATTATTTTCCTTTTACTATTCGGCGCGGTTTTATACGCACAGCCGAAAATATTGCAAAACATACGCCCGATTTCACCGTCGGAAAAATATGTTGTAACAAACTGGAACTCCAATTCTGGACTTCCCCAGAATTCTATTAACCGGATTGTCCAGGATCAGAACGGATATATCTGGCTGGCTACTTACGGCGGACTTGTCCGTTTCGATGGATTAAATTTCCGAACATACTCAACAAGTCAATATCCGGTTCTTCAGAGCGATCGAATTAATTCTCTTTTCCTGGACAGCAGAAACCGCTTATGGATTTCAAACGAACTTGGAAAGCTAATCGTTTTTGACGGAAGAACATTCACCGATATAACCGGCATATTTTCGGACTCTCATTTTAATGTTTATCAATTTGCGGAGGACTCGAAAGGCAATTATTATATTTGCAGCACCAACCGGGACATGTTTTACTATGCCAACGATAAGGCAACAAAAATTGATTCCTTAATAAACGGCAAACCCATAAAAGATTACGATTATATTTCCTTCAGCCACAGGACAAAAAACGATACCTTATTCGCGATGTTCGATAATCAGGCGTTGCTTTTTTACAACGGCCGGATAGTTAAAGAAAAACTCCTTCCGCTTCCGTATGGATTTCATAATCAAAGTATATATAATGAAAAAGGGATTTGGATTTTGTTCGGCCTGAAAATATACTATTCTGCAACATTCGACGAGCTTTCAAATCCCGTAAACTTATTTCCGGATAAATTAATCAGCACTATATTTATGAAAGATTCGTCTATTCTTGCCGGAACATATGACGGGTCTGTTGTATTAATTAAGAATAATTCACTGGAAACAATTATTCCAAAAGGCAGAATATCAACCACCGTTTATTCACGCGTGTTCATAGACTCAGAAAACAACTACTGGGTGGGAACACAACTTTACGGACTTTTTCTAATTAAGAAGAAATTCATATATACTCTCGATAAAACTTTCGGCATTGACGAACTAAATACATACCCCATCTTTAATTCTTCTGACGGTTCTATCTGGATCGGTCAGAATCCGGGTATTCAGAAAATTGTGGACAATAAAAGAATAGTAACCCCATTTAAAGAATATGAAGCTTCAAATCCAAAAACGATTACATGGGCCTTTACAGAGGATAAAAATAACGACATCTGGATTGGTACAAACGGAACCGGTATTTATAAATCAAAAAACGATAAATTAGAAGAATTTATAGATAAAGACAGCTTAAGACAGAAAGCCGGCACAAATTTCTTTTCCGCTTTTACCGATAATTCCGGAAGAATCTGGTTCGGTTCAATCAGCGCGGTTACAATCTATGAAAATGGAAAATTTCGGGTTTATTATCCCGATAAATCTCGGAGAAACCTTTACAGACATTTTATACAGGACGAAAAGGGCATAGTGTGGATTGCCTCCGACGAGGGGCTGTTCAAATATGAAAACGGAAACTTCCATTTTGTTCAAGAGGCTAATGCAAAATCCGCACGCGCGTTATACATCGATAAGAAAAAACGTCTTTGGGTTGGAACCTACGGAAACGGTCTAAGAGTAAAGCTGGGCGATCGATTTGTTACAATTACCAGAAAGGACGGATTGTTTAACGATATTATTTCCGCAATAGCAGAGGACGGTAACGGGAATTTCTGGTTTACGTGCAACAACGGAATATTCAGAATCCGGGAAACAGAAATAGAAAATTATCTCGGGAATAAAAAAGATTTTCTTATTTCTATCAATTACGGCTCGGAAGAGGGATTGGCAAACATCGAGTTTAACGGCGGTTGTCAGCCAAGCTGGCTGCGGGATTACGAGGGCAATCTATGGTTTCCGTCATTCGGAGGTCCCGTAGTAATCGATTTAAAATCATTCAAGGATATTGTTGCCGAACCCAAAATTTTTATTGAATCACTGGAATTAAAGGATACTATTTATCATCCCGGCGATGAAATTATATTACCTAGCGATTACACTAATTTTACAATTAGATTTAACTCCCCTTCATTTTCATCTCCCCAGAATGTCCGGTTCAAGTACAAACTCGTCGGACTGGATAAAGAATGGCTTAATGTTGAAGGCAGGAGGGATGTGAGTTATCAAAAACTACCGTATGGAGACTACGAGTTTCAAATTTTCGCATCGGACAGTTACGGTAACTGGAGTATAAGCCCGGCATCAATTAAATTCAGTATTGAAGCAAAGATCACGGAGACGCCTGCGTTTTATATAATCGCCTTCTTAATTGCTGTATCGGGTATTTTCCTATTCTTCTATTACCGCTTGCAGAGCGCTAAGCGACATCGTTTGAACCTGGAAAAAATAGTTGAAGAACGGACTCAGGGCTACAGAATAGCAAAAGAGGAAGCCGAAATGGCTGCACGCGAAGAAAAGAAGCTTAGAGACAAAGCAGAGGAAGAGAGCCGCCAGAAAAACGAAATTCTCAGGATTGTTTCTCATGATCTTAAAAACCCGGTCTTTGCTGTAAAAGGATTTGCTGAAATACTGATGGACGATGTTGAATTAAAATCCGAAGAGAGAGAAATCGTTAAAATGATTGGTGAGGCCGGCGAAAGGATGCAGGACCTTATCTCACAACTTCTAAATTTCAGCAGGTTTGAGGGACAGAATTTCTCTATCGAAAAAAGCATTTTTGGTGTTACATCTGAGATCAACAAAATAATTACCAGGATGCTTCATTATTCCGACAGAAAAAATCAGTCTATTATTAAGAATTTCGGTCCCGGGGAATATTTCATTTTTGCTGATAATATATTATTTGTACAGATAATAGAAAATTTAATCAGCAACGCAATAAAATATTCTAATCAGGGTAAGGATATTATTGTAGGACTGAAAGAAGAAGGTGATAAAATTATAATTACAGTTAAAGATAGCGGACAGGGGTTCAGCGAGGAGGATATTAAGAATCTTTACAAACCGTTTGTAAAATTATCCTCTGTTCCGACTGCCGGGGAAACAAGCTCGGGACTTGGACTGGCAATAGTAAAAAGATTTGTCGAGCTTAACGAGGGGTCTATTCGGCTGGAATCGCAGAAAGGAGTCGGATCTACATTCACACTCGAGTTTCAGAAAGCAAAATAA
- a CDS encoding DUF4159 domain-containing protein, producing the protein MKLLIRILILFATWPSVSPAQNDGGFMIARLKYNGGGDWYNDPSAEVNLLRFIAQNTNIKTNPKYEFVDLSSGNVFSYPFLFITGHGNIVFSDSDARKLRTYLENGGFLYVDDDYGLDKALRRELKKVFPQKDLVEIPFDYGLYNCMFDFRNGPPKTHEHDNNPPRGFGIFHEGRLCVYYTYESNPSDGWADPEVHKNPPAKREEALKFGTNIVVWALMN; encoded by the coding sequence ATGAAATTACTTATAAGAATTCTTATACTATTTGCCACCTGGCCTTCCGTTTCCCCGGCACAGAATGACGGGGGATTTATGATTGCCCGGCTAAAATACAACGGCGGAGGCGACTGGTACAACGATCCTTCTGCCGAAGTAAATCTTTTAAGATTTATAGCACAGAACACTAATATAAAAACTAATCCGAAATATGAATTTGTAGATTTATCAAGCGGCAACGTATTCTCATATCCTTTCCTTTTCATAACTGGTCATGGTAATATTGTTTTTTCCGATTCTGACGCGCGGAAGCTGCGCACTTATCTTGAGAACGGAGGATTTCTTTATGTTGATGACGACTACGGACTAGATAAGGCTTTACGAAGGGAGTTAAAAAAAGTATTCCCGCAAAAAGATCTTGTAGAAATTCCGTTTGATTACGGACTTTATAATTGCATGTTTGATTTCCGGAACGGGCCCCCAAAGACTCACGAGCACGATAATAATCCGCCCCGTGGATTCGGAATTTTTCATGAAGGAAGATTGTGTGTTTACTATACATATGAAAGCAATCCGAGCGACGGCTGGGCCGACCCGGAGGTTCATAAAAATCCGCCCGCTAAAAGAGAAGAGGCTTTAAAGTTCGGAACCAACATTGTTGTGTGGGCGTTAATGAACTGA